From Flavipsychrobacter sp., a single genomic window includes:
- a CDS encoding helical backbone metal receptor encodes MERLFIDMMGREVHIPFPPKRIISVVPSQTELLFDLNLDEEVVGITKFCVHPESWFRNKERVGGTKKLHLDKIRALKPDLIIANKEENEQEQIEELAKEFPVWISDINTLPHAMQMIQAVGQITDRQQIANNLVDHIVNNFTQLQAATTPKRVAYFIWRNPWMSVGKDTFISNMITTIGWQNVLADKDRYPEVTLEELKAYNPDTILLSSEPFPFKEEHIAEIKAVLPNAEVLLVDGEMFSWYGSRLQKATAYFQHLLN; translated from the coding sequence ATGGAAAGGCTGTTTATAGATATGATGGGTAGGGAAGTGCATATCCCTTTTCCGCCCAAAAGAATAATAAGCGTTGTGCCTTCGCAAACAGAACTGCTTTTTGACCTGAACTTGGATGAAGAGGTAGTGGGTATCACCAAGTTTTGTGTGCATCCTGAAAGCTGGTTTAGAAATAAAGAGCGGGTGGGAGGAACTAAAAAACTACATCTTGATAAGATAAGAGCTTTAAAGCCCGACCTTATCATTGCCAATAAGGAAGAGAACGAACAAGAGCAGATAGAGGAGCTGGCTAAAGAGTTCCCTGTATGGATCAGTGACATCAACACGCTACCTCATGCTATGCAGATGATACAAGCCGTAGGGCAGATAACAGATAGGCAGCAAATAGCCAATAATTTGGTAGACCATATCGTTAATAACTTCACCCAATTGCAAGCGGCTACAACTCCTAAGCGAGTAGCCTACTTTATTTGGCGCAACCCGTGGATGAGTGTGGGCAAGGATACCTTCATCAGCAATATGATAACTACTATAGGCTGGCAGAACGTATTGGCAGATAAAGACCGCTATCCCGAAGTGACTTTGGAGGAATTGAAAGCTTACAACCCTGATACGATACTGTTGTCATCAGAGCCTTTTCCGTTCAAAGAAGAGCATATAGCAGAAATAAAAGCCGTGCTGCCCAATGCAGAAGTGCTCTTGGTAGATGGAGAGATGTTTAGCTGGTATGGTAGTAGATTACAAAAAGCTACAGCATATTTTCAACACTTACTGAATTAG
- a CDS encoding T9SS type A sorting domain-containing protein has translation MNQAKLLIRYSFILLLAIWARPCFAQNSLMVLPTHNNTYSTTTRGFWFTAPTNFIITGLRVPASAGSGQQFIQVMRLNGTFPISSSSPSVSFTNLTYIANATSGLTQTVNIQVNAGDVIGIFGTAGTSCSEGNGSYTTSIGGQSVTLNRLEYSGAINSSSATSYFGVANGGSGSIGRVEMFYNATQPCFGVGNLAVTNINSVGASVSWAAPASTLGYEYAVTLTSAPPTNGITPTSSTNATVNNLTASSSYYFQVRRKCQQGNWSSWDTLKLNTLDSCTNPGAFYALYVDSNKAYITWGTINNAIGYQYLVDRTRLTPVGNHPDIKTITNNQDSVKGLTEGTWYYVHIRALCGGNDSSAWSLDSFYTPIHCRAPIIKITDISTSQGVASWNNVQSALKYEYAITKGTAIPPLYGVPWNNTSYYLPYLNDGEVYYFHARTICLDINTQYRSQWTTIPFITFPLGIKAIEQGARLNIYPNPVTDKLTVDVSLLSKAEGRIVIVDVSGRQVYSAMVQGKKEISLKHLNAGVYFLKYNDGISAEVVKLIKQ, from the coding sequence ATGAACCAAGCGAAACTACTAATTAGGTACAGCTTCATATTGCTACTGGCGATATGGGCAAGACCATGTTTTGCCCAAAACTCTTTGATGGTGCTACCTACGCATAACAATACCTACAGTACTACTACTAGAGGTTTTTGGTTTACAGCGCCTACTAATTTTATTATTACCGGTTTGCGTGTGCCTGCCAGTGCGGGTAGTGGACAGCAGTTTATACAGGTAATGAGGTTGAATGGCACGTTCCCGATATCTTCTTCTTCTCCTTCTGTCAGTTTTACCAACTTGACTTATATCGCTAATGCTACAAGTGGGCTAACACAAACAGTAAATATTCAGGTGAATGCGGGAGACGTGATAGGTATCTTTGGCACTGCAGGTACTTCTTGCTCAGAAGGTAATGGTTCTTATACCACTTCTATAGGCGGGCAGTCAGTTACGTTGAATAGGCTCGAATATTCAGGAGCTATCAATAGTAGTAGTGCAACGTCTTATTTTGGTGTGGCCAACGGTGGCTCAGGTTCTATTGGGCGTGTAGAGATGTTCTATAATGCAACACAGCCTTGCTTTGGGGTAGGTAACTTGGCAGTCACAAATATAAACTCTGTAGGTGCTAGCGTAAGTTGGGCAGCGCCAGCCTCTACATTAGGATATGAGTATGCAGTGACCCTTACGTCAGCTCCGCCAACAAATGGTATTACACCCACTTCGTCTACAAATGCAACTGTCAATAATCTTACGGCTTCCTCTTCCTATTATTTTCAAGTACGTAGAAAATGCCAGCAAGGCAATTGGTCGTCTTGGGATACTTTGAAACTTAATACGCTGGATTCTTGTACTAATCCCGGAGCGTTCTATGCCTTGTATGTAGATTCTAATAAGGCCTACATTACTTGGGGTACTATCAATAATGCTATAGGTTATCAGTACTTGGTAGACAGGACCAGACTGACGCCTGTAGGTAACCACCCCGACATAAAGACAATAACTAATAATCAGGATTCGGTAAAAGGCTTAACAGAAGGTACATGGTATTATGTCCATATACGTGCTCTTTGTGGCGGTAATGATAGTTCTGCTTGGTCTTTAGACTCTTTTTATACGCCTATCCATTGCAGGGCTCCTATTATCAAGATAACGGATATCTCTACAAGTCAGGGTGTTGCCAGCTGGAATAATGTGCAATCGGCCCTAAAGTATGAATATGCGATAACTAAGGGTACAGCTATACCTCCTCTGTATGGTGTGCCTTGGAATAATACCAGTTACTATCTGCCTTACCTCAATGATGGCGAGGTCTACTATTTTCATGCAAGAACAATATGCCTGGATATAAATACGCAATACCGCTCCCAGTGGACAACTATTCCTTTTATCACTTTCCCGCTCGGTATTAAGGCTATAGAACAAGGGGCTAGGTTGAATATTTATCCGAACCCTGTAACTGATAAGCTTACCGTAGATGTAAGTCTACTTAGTAAGGCTGAAGGGCGCATAGTTATAGTAGATGTATCAGGCAGGCAGGTGTATAGTGCTATGGTGCAGGGTAAAAAAGAAATTTCCCTAAAGCACCTTAATGCAGGCGTCTATTTCCTTAAATACAATGATGGCATCAGCGCTGAAGTAGTTAAGCTGATCAAGCAATAA
- a CDS encoding T9SS type A sorting domain-containing protein, protein MKHFNIFKRAFGYALALVVLGALPASAQLSGTYTIGGTSPDYATLSAAISALNSSGVSGPVTFMVRDGSYSGSSWQGQINSITGASATNRVTFTSQSNDKTKVTISASTSSSANYVFRFNNANFVTVKNLTLQTSSSSYQHMFEFQGQSSNDSVVNCVLDGRTSSSSSNNTALVYSNGFTGSSNVFSNNQFKQGGTWVYWRGSSTTTGPGNTMFKDNSFTNTSGYYGIYSYYTSGLKLHDNTIERSGSGTFYTMYNYYCNDDIEIINNAITASATSTLYGIHTYFANYYSNNATNTPKIINNSVTLTNSSGSTYPIYTYYSKYAVYENNVINATNTSGYIYGYGPLYYNDQSRASNNTFNYKTTTTGSSYIYNYYMCYNGANWADTFNNNTVNLYKTGSGGMYNYVLYYGNTIITNNTYDVYGGNSTTYNYFYYPNGAIFKGNKLTSRVNSATHYGAYMYNTTSYSGASYDGNVFDFSNNSGTLYGIYAYYWSGDKFMNNSVTSKTPSTNYTLRSYYNYNGSYYNNTFHSNATGSTNYTAYIYNSSASYTSKFYNNIFSRSGTNGQLLYNYNTNYGKMDYNLYHAPGGSIFYRSSPYLSTNSIETWKSTSGADENSLFHNPGYTDADNGNFMPVASNPDAWSVNGRGKHIDGDTMDVAGNPRARMPQDGVPDLGAYEFTPTSTPPACVASPAMPVANSVQTFMFGGDKVAEIAWGNSVPSNPVTIRQYTGTKANPINNGVGRMFFFTSIDGNDLKYSSKPKVFYKDPWIGNVSSETNAVIARSSAGGAWEGYNYTNANTDTVANSLQATPLFDSLGNYTGVENGRIGIRCVATPDGIKTKNITAISVDIEWNPVWNPIGYQVIVNTDPKTPTSSAGATQTVTNQISIPSGLQEDTKHYIHVRYICGAKDSSAWGLDSFVTKITCHEPDITLSSLTTDRVVISWKPVKTAEHYEYVINKSSVAPSFGTQTKTTSVLAPYLTPGVNYYIHARTKCNDIYEYSNWVSKPFQTWPLSVSNVSNNTGIAVYPNPVSDVLQLEVAGLIGNGAVVELQDITGKVVMRSEVTGAKMELNVSELPSGMYLLKYHDEQRNELIKVNKQ, encoded by the coding sequence ATGAAGCACTTCAACATTTTCAAAAGAGCATTTGGGTATGCATTAGCACTAGTTGTGTTAGGAGCATTGCCAGCATCTGCACAACTTAGCGGAACGTACACTATCGGTGGCACGTCTCCTGACTACGCAACTTTATCAGCGGCGATAAGCGCACTTAACTCGAGCGGTGTTTCTGGTCCGGTAACCTTTATGGTAAGGGACGGTAGTTACTCTGGCTCAAGCTGGCAAGGACAGATCAACAGTATTACTGGAGCAAGCGCTACTAATAGAGTAACGTTTACTTCTCAGAGCAATGACAAGACAAAGGTGACAATATCAGCGTCTACCTCTTCTTCAGCTAACTATGTGTTCCGTTTCAATAATGCCAATTTTGTTACGGTTAAGAATTTGACACTACAAACAAGTAGCTCAAGCTATCAACACATGTTCGAATTCCAAGGACAGTCGTCTAACGATAGTGTTGTTAACTGTGTGTTAGATGGTAGAACGTCTTCTTCGTCTTCAAATAATACTGCTCTTGTTTACAGTAATGGTTTTACTGGTAGTAGCAACGTATTCTCAAACAACCAGTTCAAGCAAGGTGGTACTTGGGTTTACTGGAGAGGTTCTAGTACTACTACAGGTCCTGGTAATACTATGTTTAAAGACAATAGCTTTACTAACACTTCTGGTTACTACGGTATATATTCTTACTACACTAGTGGTTTAAAGCTACATGACAATACTATAGAGCGTAGTGGTTCTGGTACATTCTATACTATGTACAACTACTATTGTAATGATGATATTGAGATCATCAATAATGCGATTACAGCTAGTGCAACAAGTACTTTGTATGGTATCCATACTTATTTTGCTAACTACTACTCTAATAACGCAACAAATACACCGAAAATTATCAATAACTCGGTAACGCTAACCAACTCTTCTGGTAGTACGTATCCTATATATACTTACTACAGTAAATATGCTGTTTATGAGAACAACGTGATCAATGCTACTAATACAAGTGGTTATATCTACGGTTATGGTCCTTTGTATTACAACGATCAGTCAAGAGCTTCTAATAATACGTTCAACTATAAGACCACTACTACAGGCTCTAGCTACATCTATAACTACTATATGTGTTATAATGGCGCAAACTGGGCAGATACGTTCAATAATAACACTGTGAATTTGTACAAAACTGGTAGTGGTGGTATGTACAACTACGTATTGTATTATGGTAACACAATTATCACAAACAATACTTACGATGTATATGGTGGTAACTCTACTACTTACAACTACTTCTACTATCCTAATGGTGCTATATTCAAAGGTAATAAGTTGACTTCTCGTGTGAATAGTGCTACTCACTATGGTGCGTATATGTACAACACTACTTCTTATTCAGGTGCTTCTTACGATGGTAACGTGTTTGATTTTAGTAATAACAGCGGTACGCTATACGGTATCTATGCTTACTATTGGAGTGGCGATAAGTTTATGAATAACTCTGTTACTTCTAAAACTCCTAGCACTAACTATACACTTAGGTCTTATTATAACTACAACGGTTCTTACTATAACAATACTTTCCATAGTAATGCAACAGGTAGTACTAACTATACAGCATATATTTATAATTCTTCAGCTTCTTATACGTCTAAGTTCTATAATAATATCTTCTCTAGAAGCGGTACTAATGGTCAGTTGTTGTATAACTACAACACCAACTATGGTAAAATGGATTACAACTTGTATCACGCACCTGGAGGTTCTATCTTCTACAGAAGTTCTCCTTATTTGAGTACTAACTCTATAGAGACTTGGAAGTCTACATCTGGTGCTGATGAGAATTCATTATTCCACAACCCTGGATATACTGATGCTGATAATGGTAATTTTATGCCTGTAGCATCTAATCCTGATGCATGGTCTGTAAACGGTCGTGGTAAGCATATTGATGGTGATACTATGGACGTAGCGGGTAACCCACGTGCTCGTATGCCACAAGATGGTGTTCCTGACCTAGGTGCTTATGAGTTCACGCCAACATCTACTCCTCCTGCTTGTGTGGCTTCACCGGCAATGCCAGTAGCTAACAGCGTTCAAACATTTATGTTTGGTGGAGATAAAGTAGCAGAAATAGCTTGGGGTAATTCAGTTCCTTCAAATCCTGTAACTATCAGACAGTACACAGGTACAAAAGCTAACCCAATTAATAATGGAGTAGGCAGAATGTTCTTCTTTACTTCTATTGATGGTAATGACTTGAAATATTCTTCTAAGCCAAAAGTATTTTATAAAGATCCATGGATAGGTAATGTGTCTTCAGAGACCAATGCCGTTATCGCTCGCTCAAGCGCAGGTGGTGCATGGGAAGGTTATAACTATACTAATGCCAATACAGATACAGTAGCAAACTCGCTTCAAGCAACACCATTGTTTGATAGCTTAGGTAACTACACCGGTGTAGAGAATGGCCGTATCGGTATTCGTTGTGTAGCAACACCAGATGGTATCAAGACCAAGAATATCACAGCAATATCAGTTGATATAGAGTGGAACCCTGTATGGAACCCAATTGGCTATCAAGTGATCGTAAATACAGATCCTAAGACGCCAACTAGCTCAGCAGGTGCTACCCAAACAGTTACTAACCAGATCTCTATACCAAGTGGTTTACAAGAAGATACGAAGCATTATATCCACGTGCGTTACATCTGTGGTGCAAAAGACTCTTCAGCATGGGGCTTGGATTCATTCGTAACGAAGATCACTTGTCATGAGCCGGATATTACTTTGTCTTCATTAACAACAGATAGAGTGGTTATCTCATGGAAACCAGTTAAAACAGCTGAGCACTATGAGTATGTGATCAATAAGTCTTCAGTAGCGCCATCATTTGGTACTCAAACAAAGACTACCAGTGTATTAGCACCATACTTAACGCCAGGTGTTAACTACTACATCCACGCACGTACTAAGTGTAATGATATCTATGAGTATTCTAACTGGGTATCTAAACCATTCCAAACATGGCCATTATCAGTAAGTAATGTATCGAACAATACAGGTATAGCAGTATATCCAAACCCTGTAAGTGATGTATTACAACTGGAAGTAGCTGGTTTGATAGGAAATGGAGCAGTAGTAGAGCTACAAGATATTACCGGTAAAGTGGTAATGCGTAGCGAGGTGACCGGTG
- a CDS encoding class I fructose-bisphosphate aldolase, which translates to MAANNIQDLLGDKAEYYLDHTCKTIDKSMLHLPSATAVDDIWINSNRNIQTLNNIQRLLGHGRLGNTGYVSILPVDQGIEHSGGASFAPNPIYFDSENIVKLAIEGGCNAVASTYGVLGSVARKYAHKIPFIVKINHNEFLSYPDNFDQIMFGTIKDAWNMGAAAVGATIYFGSPESNRQIVEVAKAFEYAHSLGMATVLWCYLRNSAFKVDGVDYHTAADLTGQANHLGVTIQADIIKQKLPELNGGYNAIKVGKTHKKVYEDLTTDHPIDLTRYQVANCYMGRSGLINSGGASKGSASSDMQEAVMTAVVNKRAGGMGLISGRKAFQKPMNQGVELLNTIQDVYLDDAITIA; encoded by the coding sequence ATGGCTGCTAACAACATACAGGATTTATTAGGCGATAAGGCCGAGTATTATTTAGATCACACTTGTAAGACTATTGACAAGTCAATGCTTCACCTACCATCTGCTACTGCTGTAGATGATATCTGGATCAACTCTAACCGTAACATCCAAACCTTGAATAACATTCAGCGTTTGTTGGGTCACGGTCGTTTGGGTAACACTGGATATGTATCTATACTACCGGTAGACCAAGGTATTGAGCACAGTGGTGGAGCTTCTTTTGCGCCAAATCCTATATACTTCGATTCTGAGAATATTGTAAAACTAGCAATCGAAGGTGGTTGTAATGCCGTAGCGTCTACTTACGGTGTGTTAGGTTCTGTAGCTCGTAAATATGCGCACAAGATTCCTTTCATCGTTAAGATCAATCATAACGAGTTCCTTTCTTACCCTGACAACTTCGATCAGATCATGTTTGGTACGATCAAAGATGCTTGGAACATGGGTGCTGCAGCAGTAGGTGCTACTATCTACTTTGGTAGCCCGGAAAGCAACCGTCAGATAGTTGAGGTAGCTAAAGCATTTGAATATGCACACTCTTTGGGTATGGCTACAGTATTGTGGTGCTACCTACGTAACAGCGCTTTCAAAGTAGATGGTGTTGATTACCACACTGCTGCTGACCTTACAGGACAGGCTAACCACTTGGGTGTTACTATCCAAGCAGATATCATTAAGCAAAAATTACCTGAGTTGAATGGTGGTTATAACGCTATCAAAGTAGGTAAGACGCATAAGAAAGTGTACGAAGATCTAACTACAGATCACCCGATCGACCTTACTCGTTACCAAGTAGCTAACTGTTACATGGGCCGTTCTGGTTTGATCAACTCTGGTGGTGCATCTAAAGGTTCTGCTTCTTCAGATATGCAAGAGGCGGTAATGACTGCAGTTGTGAACAAGCGTGCCGGTGGTATGGGCTTGATCAGTGGTCGTAAGGCTTTCCAAAAACCAATGAATCAAGGTGTTGAGTTGTTGAACACTATCCAAGATGTTTATTTGGATGATGCTATTACAATAGCTTAA
- a CDS encoding T9SS type A sorting domain-containing protein, with protein sequence MKRIYFLKNALVHVVVLVLLGVLPAVAQLNGTYTIGGTSPDYSDLSAAISALNTNGVSGPVTFMIRDGNYSGSGWQGQINSITGASAGNTVTFTSQSNDNTKVIIKASVSSSANYVFSFNNANYVRVKNLTLQTNSSSYQHLLEYIGQASNDSVVNCVLEGQTSSSSSNATALVYAYQFEGSNNVFANNDLKQGGMWVYWYGTSTSSGPSNTVFYNNRFSNTSGYYGVYSYYTSGLKLHNNLMERNGTGVFYTMYNYYCNDDIEIMNNTITASSTSTLYGIHTYFANYYSANAANTPKVHNNNITLTNTSGSTYPIYTYYSKYATYEGNIINATNSGGYIYGYGPLYYNDDSRASNNTFNYKMTSTGYTYNYYMCYNGANWADTFNNNTVNITHNGSGSLYNYIAYYGNTRILDNTYNIEGGTSTTYNYFYYLDGAIFKGNKLKSHVDNATHYGAYVYNTSSYGGGIYDGNVFDLSNNSGTLYGIYANYLSGDKFMNNAVFTKTTGSNYTLISQYAYNAFFYNNTFHSNATGSTNYTGYIYNSSSSYDSKFRNNIFSRSGTNGTLLYTYNGAYADMDYNLYYAPGGSVYQQVSPSISTDAIESWKSLSGMDKNSLFYNPGYVDAANGNLRPSASNPDAWSVNGRGMHIDGDTMDVAGNPRPRIPSAGVPDLGAYEFTPTSTPPVCIATPAMPVANSVQQFTFGGDKVAEIAWGNSVPSSPVVIRQYTGTKANPINNGVGRMFFFTSIDGTDLKYTAKPKVYYKNPWIGNVSSEANAVIARSSAGGAWEGYNYNNANTDTIANTLQATPLFDSLGNYTGVENGRIGIRCVAIPDGIKTTNIKAISADIEWNPVWNPLGYQVLVSTSPKTPTSTAGVIQTVTNQVSIPSGLLEDTKYYVHVRYVCGVKDTSAWGLDSFVTKITCHKPTITLSSLNTDRVVVSWLPVKTAEHYEYVINKSSVAPSFGTQTKSVSVLAPYLTPGENYYVHVRAKCDDIYEYSDWATEPFQTWPLAVAQTAMQEGGIVAYPNPATDVIRFEVQGVVGADAVLELVDVTGKVLLRADVDASRLDLDVSKLSSGVYLLKYQDGSRSHVLKVNKQ encoded by the coding sequence ATGAAGCGTATTTACTTTTTAAAAAATGCATTAGTGCATGTAGTTGTGTTGGTGCTACTGGGCGTATTGCCTGCTGTAGCGCAACTTAATGGTACGTATACTATTGGTGGTACGTCACCTGATTATTCAGATCTTTCGGCGGCGATAAGTGCTTTGAATACAAATGGTGTTTCAGGGCCAGTTACATTTATGATCAGAGATGGTAATTATTCGGGCTCTGGCTGGCAAGGGCAAATAAATAGTATTACAGGTGCTAGTGCCGGGAATACAGTAACGTTTACTTCTCAGAGTAATGATAATACAAAAGTGATCATCAAAGCATCTGTGTCTTCTTCGGCAAACTATGTGTTTAGTTTTAATAACGCCAACTATGTGCGTGTAAAGAACTTGACATTGCAAACGAACAGTTCCAGCTACCAGCACTTGTTGGAGTATATAGGACAAGCTTCAAACGATAGTGTTGTTAACTGTGTGCTGGAAGGGCAAACTTCTTCAAGTTCTTCTAATGCTACAGCCTTAGTTTATGCTTATCAATTTGAGGGTAGTAATAACGTTTTTGCAAACAATGATCTTAAGCAAGGGGGTATGTGGGTGTATTGGTATGGCACAAGTACTTCCAGTGGTCCTAGTAATACAGTGTTTTACAACAATAGGTTCTCAAATACTTCAGGTTACTACGGTGTTTATTCTTACTACACCAGTGGTTTGAAGTTGCACAATAACTTGATGGAGCGTAATGGTACTGGTGTGTTCTATACAATGTATAACTACTATTGTAATGATGATATCGAGATCATGAACAATACCATTACTGCAAGCAGTACTAGTACGCTATATGGTATCCATACTTATTTTGCTAACTACTATTCTGCTAATGCGGCGAACACGCCAAAGGTGCATAATAATAATATTACGCTAACAAATACTTCAGGTAGTACTTATCCTATATATACTTATTACAGTAAGTATGCAACCTATGAGGGTAATATCATTAATGCTACCAATAGCGGAGGTTATATTTATGGCTATGGTCCTTTGTATTATAATGATGATTCTAGAGCTTCTAATAACACATTCAATTATAAGATGACCTCAACGGGTTATACTTATAACTACTACATGTGTTATAATGGTGCTAACTGGGCCGATACCTTTAATAATAATACAGTAAACATTACGCATAACGGTAGTGGCTCTTTATATAACTACATAGCCTATTATGGTAATACAAGAATATTAGACAATACTTATAACATAGAAGGTGGTACGTCTACTACCTACAACTACTTCTATTATTTAGATGGCGCAATATTTAAGGGTAATAAATTGAAGTCGCATGTAGATAATGCTACACACTATGGTGCTTATGTTTATAATACCTCTTCTTATGGTGGTGGTATTTATGATGGTAACGTGTTTGACTTGAGTAATAATAGCGGAACGCTTTATGGTATTTACGCTAACTACTTAAGTGGCGATAAGTTTATGAACAACGCTGTGTTTACAAAAACTACAGGTTCTAACTATACGCTAATTTCACAATACGCGTATAATGCATTTTTCTATAACAATACCTTCCATAGTAATGCCACGGGTAGTACTAACTATACTGGTTATATCTACAATAGCTCTTCTTCTTACGATTCTAAATTCCGCAATAACATATTCTCTAGAAGTGGTACTAATGGTACTTTGTTATATACCTATAACGGTGCTTATGCTGATATGGATTATAATCTTTACTACGCACCCGGTGGTTCTGTGTATCAACAAGTGTCTCCAAGTATTAGTACGGATGCTATAGAGAGTTGGAAGTCTTTGTCGGGTATGGATAAGAACTCTTTGTTTTATAATCCGGGTTATGTAGATGCTGCAAATGGAAATTTAAGACCTAGCGCGTCTAATCCTGATGCTTGGTCAGTTAATGGTAGAGGTATGCATATTGATGGAGATACAATGGATGTAGCGGGTAATCCTCGTCCGCGTATACCATCTGCTGGTGTTCCCGACCTAGGTGCATATGAATTTACACCTACATCTACACCTCCTGTATGTATTGCAACGCCAGCTATGCCTGTGGCAAACAGTGTTCAACAGTTTACATTTGGTGGAGATAAGGTAGCAGAGATAGCTTGGGGTAATTCAGTTCCTTCAAGTCCTGTTGTTATCAGACAATATACTGGTACAAAAGCCAATCCTATAAATAATGGTGTAGGTAGAATGTTCTTCTTTACCTCTATTGATGGTACAGATCTGAAATATACAGCTAAGCCGAAGGTGTATTATAAAAATCCTTGGATAGGTAATGTGTCCTCTGAAGCTAACGCTGTTATTGCGCGCTCAAGTGCTGGTGGTGCATGGGAAGGGTATAACTATAATAATGCTAATACAGATACTATAGCGAACACGTTACAGGCAACGCCTTTGTTTGATAGCTTGGGTAACTATACAGGTGTAGAGAATGGTCGTATCGGTATTCGTTGTGTGGCAATACCTGATGGCATTAAGACAACAAATATTAAAGCAATATCAGCAGATATAGAATGGAATCCTGTTTGGAATCCGTTAGGGTATCAAGTGTTGGTGAGCACCAGTCCTAAAACGCCTACAAGTACCGCAGGGGTTATTCAGACGGTAACTAACCAAGTTTCTATACCTAGTGGTTTGTTAGAGGATACTAAGTACTATGTTCATGTGCGTTATGTGTGTGGTGTAAAAGATACTTCAGCGTGGGGCTTGGATTCGTTTGTAACTAAGATCACTTGTCATAAGCCCACAATTACATTGTCTTCTTTGAATACCGATAGAGTAGTGGTGTCTTGGTTGCCAGTGAAAACTGCTGAGCATTATGAATATGTGATCAATAAATCTTCTGTAGCACCATCTTTTGGTACACAAACAAAATCGGTGAGTGTATTAGCGCCTTACTTAACGCCAGGAGAAAATTATTATGTGCATGTGCGTGCCAAGTGTGATGATATATATGAATATTCTGACTGGGCAACAGAACCTTTCCAAACTTGGCCATTAGCAGTAGCTCAAACTGCTATGCAAGAAGGCGGCATTGTAGCTTATCCTAACCCTGCTACTGATGTTATTCGTTTTGAGGTGCAAGGTGTGGTAGGTGCTGATGCGGTGTTGGAGTTAGTAGATGTAACAGGTAAAGTGCTGTTGCGTGCAGATGTGGATGCTTCAAGGTTAGATTTGGATGTGTCTAAGTTGTCTTCAGGAGTTTATTTATTGAAGTATCAGGATGGCTCTAGAAGTCATGTGTTGAAAGTGAATAAGCAATAG
- a CDS encoding VOC family protein, whose protein sequence is MSSKIGGLRTTVYKVPDMDAAKKWYSETFGITPYFDEPFYVGFNVGGYELGLHPEGEESMGERTANVYTYWAVDNVEEMYAYLLNNGATELEKPTDVGEGIILAAVKDPWGNALGIIDNPHFNIVE, encoded by the coding sequence ATGTCTTCAAAAATCGGAGGTTTAAGAACTACAGTATATAAAGTGCCAGATATGGATGCTGCTAAAAAATGGTACTCAGAAACCTTTGGTATCACCCCTTATTTTGATGAACCATTTTATGTAGGTTTCAATGTCGGGGGATACGAGCTGGGCTTACATCCAGAAGGGGAAGAGTCTATGGGTGAGCGTACAGCTAATGTATATACCTATTGGGCTGTAGATAATGTGGAAGAGATGTATGCTTACTTGCTGAACAATGGCGCTACCGAACTGGAAAAACCAACCGATGTAGGTGAGGGTATTATCTTAGCTGCTGTAAAAGACCCTTGGGGTAATGCTTTGGGTATTATTGATAACCCACATTTTAATATTGTGGAGTAG